The following are encoded together in the Triticum dicoccoides isolate Atlit2015 ecotype Zavitan chromosome 6B, WEW_v2.0, whole genome shotgun sequence genome:
- the LOC119322608 gene encoding protein S-acyltransferase 24-like isoform X2: MASEIEVLEDTTAAAAAVASTAGAGGAAAAGEAEAAEESLKDDVYTGAAYGDLEKLHRLVELEGRSVTEPDGLGYHALQWAALNNRVAAAQYILEHGADVNAIDHTGQTALHWSAVRGHIQVAELLLKEGAKVDAADLYGYQTTHVAAQYGQTAFLYHIISKWNADPDVPDNDGRSPLHWAAYKGFADSIRLLLFLGAYRGRQDKEGCTPLHWAAIRGNMESCTVLVQVGKKEDLMVQDNTGLTPAQLAADKSHRQVAFYLGNARKVHERGCGGNNYFGKLSKLGLAPVLWCIIIGLIVAYIHSVIAGQYNSNMTLLFGFFSWLGVFLAIAGLVMFYRCSRKDPGYINKNIRDSQTQRDDEPLLKRGLDNPELLAGNWSQLCITCKIVRPIRSKHCSTCDRCVEQFDHHCPWVSNCIGKPSIDN; this comes from the exons ATGGCGTCGGAGATCGAGGTCCTCGAGGACACGACCGCCGCCGCGGCCGCGGTCGCCTCCACTGCCGGGGCCGGCGGGGCGGCCGCCGcgggggaggcggaggcggcggaggagtcGCTCAAGGACGACGTCTACACGGGCGCCGCCTACGGGGACCTCGAGAAGCTGCACCGCCTCGTCGAGCTGGAGGGCCGGTCGGTGACGGAGCCCGACGGCCTCGGCTACCACGCGCTCCAGTGGGCCGCCCTCAACAACCGCGTCGCCGCCGCGCAGTACATCCTCGAG CACGGAGCAGATGTAAATGCTATAGACCATACAGGGCAAACAGCGCTTCACTGGAGTGCAGTGCGTGGTCATATTCAAGTTGCAGAACTACTTCTAAAAGAAGGAGCTAAGGTTGATGCTGCTGATTTATATGGATATCAG ACCACACATGTTGCAGCACAGTATGGTCAGACAGCATTTCTTTATCACATTATTTCAAAATGGAATGCTGATCCTGATGTCCCTGACAATGATGGCAGAAGTCCTCTTCACTG GGCTGCTTATAAGGGATTTGCAGACTCCATACGCCTCCTTTTGTTTTTGGGCGCTTATAGGGGGCGGCAAGATAAAGAAG GTTGTACTCCTTTACATTGGGCTGCCATTCGGGGGAATATGGAGTCATGCACTGTGTTAGTTCAGGTTGGTAAGAAGGAGGACCTTATGGTGCAAGACAATACTGGGTTAACTCCGGCCCAACTTGCTGCTGATAAGAGTCACCGGCAAGTTGCATTTTACCTT GGGAATGCTAGAAAAGTGCATGAAAGAGGATGTGGTGGGAACAATTATTTTGGGAAACTATCAAAATTAGGACTCGCCCCTGTGCTTTGGTGTATTATTATTGGCTTAATTGTTGCATATATACATTCAGTTATCGCAG GACAATACAACTCGAATATGACACTACTATTTGGTTTCTTTTCATGGTTGGGAGTTTTCCTTGCAATTGCTGGACTAGTTATGTTTTATAGATGTAGCAG GAAAGATCCTGGTTACATCAACAAGAATATAAGAGACTCGCAAACTCAAAGAGATGAT GAACCTTTGTTGAAGAGGGGTCTAGATAACCCGGAACTTCTGGCTGGCAATTGGTCTCAACTATGTATTACTTGCAAA ATTGTGAGGCCCATACGCTCAAAACACTGCTCTACATGTGATCGCTGTGTTGAGCAATTTGATCATCACTGCCCTTGGGTTTCAAATTGCATCGGAAAG CCCAGCATTGATAACTGA
- the LOC119322608 gene encoding protein S-acyltransferase 24-like isoform X1 produces MASEIEVLEDTTAAAAAVASTAGAGGAAAAGEAEAAEESLKDDVYTGAAYGDLEKLHRLVELEGRSVTEPDGLGYHALQWAALNNRVAAAQYILEHGADVNAIDHTGQTALHWSAVRGHIQVAELLLKEGAKVDAADLYGYQTTHVAAQYGQTAFLYHIISKWNADPDVPDNDGRSPLHWAAYKGFADSIRLLLFLGAYRGRQDKEGCTPLHWAAIRGNMESCTVLVQVGKKEDLMVQDNTGLTPAQLAADKSHRQVAFYLGNARKVHERGCGGNNYFGKLSKLGLAPVLWCIIIGLIVAYIHSVIAGQYNSNMTLLFGFFSWLGVFLAIAGLVMFYRCSRKDPGYINKNIRDSQTQRDDEPLLKRGLDNPELLAGNWSQLCITCKIVRPIRSKHCSTCDRCVEQFDHHCPWVSNCIGKKNKWEFFMFLILEVSAMIITAATAVIRVAGDPGSPASFGGWLNYSATNHPWVVSFVIMDLFLFFGVITLTVVQASQISGNITTNEMANAMRYSYLRGPGGRFRNPFDHGVRKNCSDFFLKGYNEDIEKVEQTSHPDEEMAIIHMTRSAVSQNGESVPLHANGADHVCADSQTNSKSHRQVSSSKCCDHSKKTDKTPLGLGLGLGRNNPSSRYARNLLPL; encoded by the exons ATGGCGTCGGAGATCGAGGTCCTCGAGGACACGACCGCCGCCGCGGCCGCGGTCGCCTCCACTGCCGGGGCCGGCGGGGCGGCCGCCGcgggggaggcggaggcggcggaggagtcGCTCAAGGACGACGTCTACACGGGCGCCGCCTACGGGGACCTCGAGAAGCTGCACCGCCTCGTCGAGCTGGAGGGCCGGTCGGTGACGGAGCCCGACGGCCTCGGCTACCACGCGCTCCAGTGGGCCGCCCTCAACAACCGCGTCGCCGCCGCGCAGTACATCCTCGAG CACGGAGCAGATGTAAATGCTATAGACCATACAGGGCAAACAGCGCTTCACTGGAGTGCAGTGCGTGGTCATATTCAAGTTGCAGAACTACTTCTAAAAGAAGGAGCTAAGGTTGATGCTGCTGATTTATATGGATATCAG ACCACACATGTTGCAGCACAGTATGGTCAGACAGCATTTCTTTATCACATTATTTCAAAATGGAATGCTGATCCTGATGTCCCTGACAATGATGGCAGAAGTCCTCTTCACTG GGCTGCTTATAAGGGATTTGCAGACTCCATACGCCTCCTTTTGTTTTTGGGCGCTTATAGGGGGCGGCAAGATAAAGAAG GTTGTACTCCTTTACATTGGGCTGCCATTCGGGGGAATATGGAGTCATGCACTGTGTTAGTTCAGGTTGGTAAGAAGGAGGACCTTATGGTGCAAGACAATACTGGGTTAACTCCGGCCCAACTTGCTGCTGATAAGAGTCACCGGCAAGTTGCATTTTACCTT GGGAATGCTAGAAAAGTGCATGAAAGAGGATGTGGTGGGAACAATTATTTTGGGAAACTATCAAAATTAGGACTCGCCCCTGTGCTTTGGTGTATTATTATTGGCTTAATTGTTGCATATATACATTCAGTTATCGCAG GACAATACAACTCGAATATGACACTACTATTTGGTTTCTTTTCATGGTTGGGAGTTTTCCTTGCAATTGCTGGACTAGTTATGTTTTATAGATGTAGCAG GAAAGATCCTGGTTACATCAACAAGAATATAAGAGACTCGCAAACTCAAAGAGATGAT GAACCTTTGTTGAAGAGGGGTCTAGATAACCCGGAACTTCTGGCTGGCAATTGGTCTCAACTATGTATTACTTGCAAA ATTGTGAGGCCCATACGCTCAAAACACTGCTCTACATGTGATCGCTGTGTTGAGCAATTTGATCATCACTGCCCTTGGGTTTCAAATTGCATCGGAAAG AAGAACAAATGGGAGTTCTTTATGTTTCTTATCCTAGAAGTTTCTGCGATGATCATTACTGCTGCAACGGCTGTCATAA GAGTAGCAGGTGATCCAGGCTCTCCAGCATCGTTTGGTGGATGGCTTAACTATTCAGCTACGAACCATCCTTGGGTGGTGTCTTTTGTTATAATGGATCTCTTCCTTTTCTTCGGCGTTATAACTCTAACAGTAGTTCAAGCATCACAG ATATCTGGGAATATAACAACAAATGAGATGGCAAATGCCATGAGGTACAGTTATCTCAGAGGCCCAGGTGGTCGGTTCAGAAATCCATTTGATCACGGGGTGAGGAAGAATTGTTCTGACTTCTTCCTGAAGGGGTACAATGAGGATATTGAGAAGGTAGAACAGACGTCGCATCCTGACGAGGAAATGGCAATTATTCACATGACAAGAAGTGCAGTCTCGCAGAACGGTGAGAGCGTGCCACTTCATGCTAATGGTGCTGACCATGTTTGTGCTGACTCACAAACCAACTCAAAATCGCATCGCCAAGTTAGTTCGTCTAAATGTTGCGATCACAGTAAGAAGACTGACAAAACCCCTTTGGGCCTAGGGTTGGGCCTTGGACGAAACAATCCCTCTAGCCGTTATGCACGGAATCTTCTTCCCTTATGA